The DNA region CATGCACACTTACAAGGTGATCATAAACTAAGTGCACAGGATCTATTTGGACACCCTTCAGCATATGGTACATTATGAAAATGTCCTTGTCATATACGTAGTCATGGAAGTTGAGCCTCGGGCAGTACACATTTGTGATCAACACATGAATCACTTTTGCAGCCTGTGTCAGATTGGTTGCCTTCATGGCTTCAGAGGCAGAGAGTTTACCATCTTCAAAAATAGTGCTTctgatatcatcatcatcagactcAAACCTCCACCCTCTTTTGTAGTGTACGCCTTCACTTGGAACCCCTAGCACTTCTGATATTGTCTTCATGTTGTAGTTAAGGGCATAGTCAAAAAACTCCCCTAACAGTCCATCATGTTCAGTCAATTTTGCGGTCCCCCAAAATTCCTGTACAATTTCTGGGTAAATATGGCCATAGGCAGCAGTGTTGATTGCATCCAGTGATGAAAGTGTGATCAAATCAGCAGCAGGAAGTTTCCAAAGAGACAAGTCCTCTGGATCATAGCACATGTGTGGACAGATAGCTCTTGGAGGCATCTTGTGAAATATGGCAGTAATAATTTATGCAAACAAATCATAATGTAGACAATGTATACATCAGAAAGCAAAATCGGGTTTGAACAAAAGGGGTTTGTTTGTTCAGTTTAACAATAAACTTAAAGTATGTGACCAACAAAAAGTATGTTTGAAATAATTTAAGGGAATAGCATCAGCAATCATgcactagaaaaaaaaaaggcaataTCTATGCTACAACAAGAAACACGCATCTTAGaaagaaacagattgcatgtTGAATTCGAAGATGATACAGAATTCAAACAATGCATGTTTTTCTTGAACACTCAGTTATTAAAAGTTGAAAATTGCACCTTTACACTCGGTTAATAGAAGACGTGAGGGAATATACACCACTACATCACTATATATAGGCCGAAACGGGGGAAGTTACCAAACGGTTTGCAACCAAGTtatggtgtgtgtgtgtgtgtgcgccaCATCATTCCATAAAAATAAACTGCAACTTGATTCAAGTAACTGCATGCAATGAGTGTATAAGGCAGTTGAGAGCAACATTGTAAATAGgccatataaaaaaaaaacattgtaaATAGGCAAATAAGTATCAAAGCCGAAAATAGAGGATGAGCAAAGCTAAAACAAAGGCACAATATGGTTACTTAGTGATGAAATCAGATAAACTAAAAATCAAATCAAGCATATGTAGGAAAATTTGGGGGATAATTGAACCTGAAAacctaattaaaaaataaataagccaAAACAAGAGTCAAAACAGGAACAAGAGTTCTTGATGGTTGGATGAGAAATTCGTGAGAAAAAAATGCAGAAACCCTATCAAATGCCAAAAGGAGCTAACCTCAATTTCGTAATCTCTGCCTTTGAAATCCAGATGGTTGGATGAGGAAAGAGTGAAAAACCCATAAAAATGATCTCTGAGGTATTTATATGGCGTTTTCAATTCCTCACAATGGCCAGTAGAGTTTTAGGCGTGTGTGTGGATTCAATCTGCAGCCTTGAATACTGTGCAAAATTCTTCTTTCCCAATGCCGGAATCATTATGTCTGACCCTAACATTTATTAAAAGTGGGATTAGTTGGGTCATGATTTGTAGTAGGAAAACGCTGATAAACTAGGGAAGGAAGAAACTATCTTCTGGCGCGTAATGGAGATGGTAGAGAATTTGTGTTTAACAGCTAGTAAGACCATTTACtcagatatatatattttcaattcaattactaCTCAAACAATTGTCTTGGTTCAATGgccaaatttttataaaatttataacaTGTTAAGGGTTCAACTCCTACATAGGacctatttatatatatatatatatatatatatatatatatatatatttttttttttttttaaaaaattcaattatttttagaaTGACGCCTTTAAACTATTTTCAGGGTTCCaagttattcaaaaaaaaaaagttattcaaATCGCTTACTCACCCTCGggcatggctcacacaacgagTACAGTACGAGTCATGCGTATCacatattagggttagcgttacggttcattggcctaacacaattagtcccaccgaacgacgaatcaatgcttcttaggttatgttagatgatgtagggttcccgcgatatagtgactcacaccaagctatccaaataGCTCGCTCACCCTCatgcatggctcacacaacgatatagtgcgagtcatgcgtaacacATAAGTTTAGATTTGAACCTTGGACCTATGGTTAAATAAGTGTAGCATTAACCACTTTGACAATGATTGTTTTTAGTTATCTGGTCAACTCAATACTTATATGTCGCATATATTAAAACAGAACTTATAAAAAACCAATAAAACTAGTTTTCGTCTTTCCCACTGGTCTGTTACGATCATTTAATGATTAGGTtaaatttctttctttgatACATACTATTTATAGAATAAAAGCCATACAAATTCATAACGTCTCCCTTGTCCCAGTGGTTTGCACACTATCTATTCAACCTTGTTTGGTAGGGTTCGATCCCACccaaccttttttattttttaacattttcgTATTATTTTGCTCCATCTCtttaaatatttactttgggattttgtttacATCTAATTATTTATCATTAAACTTCAAGTATAACAATTTTAAATAGaatctttaaatatttttattgggattttatttacatctatttatttatcattagtATTTAAGTACAACAATTCTAAATACTATCTTTAAATACtaattttgagattttatatacatctatttatttataattgtcatttaagtataacaattttaaatataacccaatttatttatcattaatcTTTAAGTATATACTCTGTAACTCTGTTGTCCAAGTTCCGCCACTTGATGCATTAGGATTCATGTGCTAGAGTGTATTAGACATTTAGACTATATAGTACGAGTACAGTACGAGTCATGCGTATCacatattagggttagcgttacggttcattggcctaacaccattagtcccaccgaacgacgaatcaatgcttcttaggttatgttagatgatgtagggttcccgcgatatagtggctcacaccaagctatccaaatcactcgctcaccctcgtgcatggatcacacaacgatatagtaaGAGCTTTCGAATTCTAatttaaccttttttttataagatcaACCTTAAGTCACCTACTTAAAAAACTGCGAAAGttagcttatcaaaaaaataaaaataaaaaactgccAAAGTTTGGATTTGAACCTTGGACCCATAGCTAAATTGGTGTGGCAGTAACCACTTTGACAGTTATCGACTTTTGTGATCTGTTCGATTTAATAGGTATAAGTCTAATAATTTAACACAGAAATCATAAAACAAGAAAgcaaaacaaaggaaaaaaaaaattgagacatGGACTCGAACACGGGACCAGCACGGGACCAGCACGGGGATTTTTTAAACTAGTATAATGAAAGAACCAACGAACCAGCACGGGGACCAATGCGATTTTTTTTCATCATTGCTTCTTTTTACCACCTTTCCGTCATCAACTGCACCGGTTACATCAACTTACATGACCAGATATCAATGTCTATTCAACGAATGCTTCATATCTCATTGAATCTTCCATGAATgcttttttctccttctccttgaTTGTAATTTGAAAGGTGGTTTAAAAGTGGAACACGTGTAAACATCTCATTTTGCATGGAACTCCAACCATCATGTCTTTTAATTCTTCCCCTCTATAAAGTCTTCCGTTCTTTAGTTTGGATTTCCCATATCATATTTTATTCGGTTATAATGGATCATGATCTTAGCTTTTCAGGTGAAGTTGATCCGAATGGGAGTCCTTCGTATAACCTTCCTACTCCTTCTGAGCCTCCTATTTTGTCTGACGATGAGCAGAATTCTATTCAAGAAGGTCCCATGCAAGTTGATGTTGCTGAACAAAATGTTGTTCATGAAGTGTTATTTGAATGTGAATTTGACACACAAATCACTTCAaagtttttctcttttaatgAAGTTGTAAGTTTCTTTATGATTATCTTTTTCTATATATGAATTTGTGATATTTATGTCTTCTAATCCATattcaatattatttattttatgcaGCCCGTGCCCAAATCTGGTGCTTCATTCCTCAAAGGAGTTGGGGTTGACAAGTGGATTTTTATCGGTCCTCAGCAATATCCGAGGGAATTTTCCATGCACCTTCATCCCAACTCCAGCATTGCTAAGATGGGGGATGGATGGAGTAGTTTTTGCGATGTTAACGATATATGCGCTTCTGATCTTCTCCGATTCCGTTTTACCAATGCAGTGAATCGAATTGCTTATATTCACAAGGTGTAGGGCTTCAAGAGCATATTTAGGAGCGTTTTGGGTATGGGGATTTCTGAATCAatgtgttgtataaattttcTTCTCCGATAGTGCATGTGATTTTATCAAGTAAAATTTGCAAGAAATTTCTTTGAAACGTGTGTTCAATTGATTTTCCCCTTCatccttttaatttaatttttgtcaTCATAGTCTCTTAATTATTTCTACCAGTAGTGCTTCAAAAGCATATTGGTTTTGGATCActggaaaattaaaaaataagttttaagaaacctcataatcaatcagccaatttgagttatttttaaaattcgtTAATTTAATCTCCATAAATATTTGGAAATGTTAACTAAATAAACCTTTGATCTTCTCCATTCCAGTTCACTCTAAGCAGGCCGAAAACAAATTAATAATTTCATTCATTTCAACCTTCCACCTTCCAAAAGTTGCAACCATTTCAACCTACACAAACATTTCTGCCATAGTCATATATCTTCCCAAAGAAATCTATTCACACCATCTCTATTCACACCATATCTTCCCAAAGAAGTCTATTCACACCCAAGATTGCTCCATAAGATATAATTTTCTTCTATCTCCATTCTTTAATCTTAGAAATATTGTTGCAACCCTAGGTAGGAGTAAAAATCAGGCCCCAGCTTCATATGTATTGCTAGCGTAAACGTGCTTTGTGTAGTTTAGTATCATCAAACAATGTATGACGTTATAGAGTACCCAttttcatgagaacatgtgtaaATAAATCAATTTTACTTTGTTCaggtttaaataaaatatggcgTTTTTGAGTAAACATTTTAATGAGAATAGATATCTTAtgtgaaaataaatcaatttatctattaatgaaaaaataaatttgatattgTTAATTTTACTATTTTAACACTAGTTTCTAGAGAGAAACAAAGATGCAGACATTGTTTTTTGGGGCTGCGAAGTGGATGAGATTGAACTTGATGAAAATTGAGATTTTATatacatctatttatttataattgtcatttaagtataacaattttaaatataacccaatttatttatcattactcTTTAAGTATATACTTTGTAACTCTATTGTCCAAGTTCCGCCACTTGATGCATTAGGGTTCAAGTGCTAGAGTGTATTAGACATTTAGACTATATAGTACGAGTACAGTACGAGCCATGCGTATCacatattagggttagcgttacggttcattggcctaacaccattagtcccaccgaacgacgaatcaatgcttcttaggttatgttagatgatgtagggttcccgcgatatagtggcttacaccaagctatccaaatcgctcgctcaccctcgtgcatggctcacacaacgatatagtgcgagtcatgcgtaacacttattagggttagcgttacggttcattggcctaacaccattagtcccacgcaacgacgaatcaatgcttcttaggttatgttagatgatgtagggttcTCGCGATATAGcggctcacaccaagctatccaaatcgctcgctcaccctcgtgcacggctcacacaacgatatagtgcgagtcatgcgtaTCACATATttagggttagcgttacggttcattggcctaacaccattagtcccaccgaacgacgaatcaatgcttcttaggttatgttagatgatgtagggttcccgcgatatagtggctcacaccaagctatccaaatcgctcgctcaccctcgtgcatggctcacacaacgatatagtgcgagtcatgcgtaacacTTATTAGGTTTAGCGTTATagttcattggcctaacaccattagtcccacgcaacgacgaatcaatgcttcttaggttatgttagatgctctAGGGTTCCAGCCATGATTAAGGTTAATTAAtctatgacaaaaaaaaatatttttcgccaaaaataaaatatattatttttttatataactaaATATAAAAATGTTAACATATTAGTAAAAATACAAAACTGTCCAAGTTTAGATTTGAACCTTGGACCAATTGCTAAATAGGAGTAGTATTAACCACTTAGACagtgatgtttttgttttttataagactcaaaatttatatattcagTAAAAAAGAAACTTTTTCACCAACTTTTTATATTTCCCATATGATCGATCATTCAATGCTTATTCGATTATTCGATTATCAAGAACAAAAAACCATAAGAACCCACTTATAGGAGAAATCGAGAGGGTAGACATTCTTCCAAGTAGTGGACggcgattttagggtttttttgcACGGACATGTGAGACGCTTGCAGACACTCATCTCTGGTAAGATTCTTTCAATTTTACAGAATTTTCACTCCATTTTGATACTTGATATTCCTGATTTCTTTTTGATATTCATGAAATTTGGGTCGCCGATTTAGTTGTGCATGGAAAACATTGAGTTCACAAGTTTTTGTCAGATTGAATCGCTTTCCGTTTCCCTTTCCCCCCTGATGTTCATGCATGTTCTATTTCTAATGGGTATTGATTTCTTTATGAAACTTGTCATTACGAATTTTCCACCCTTCTTCGGTATGATAGTGACCTTTGCCTGCAGTACAAAAGAACTAATTATGTTTTATGTTATATGCCATGGTCCATCACAAATTTTTCATCTTTGTTCAGACTGACATCGACCTTTGACCATCTGATTATGTCTTTATGGTATATGCCATATTCATGTTCAAAGTTTCCACCTTTTTCAATACTGATAGTCTCTTTTCCATTTTTTACCAAACATTTGTTTATGACAAATTTTTACTTAAATTACATAGTTCCAATTGTAACTCATTTCCTGTCAAATTTAATACTTTGCCTTTTTTCACTTACTGTCAGATTGAATATTTTGCCATTCTCCCTTTCCCCTGATTTTTCATGCATGTTATACATCTAATATATTACTCTTATCTTACTTTCCCTCTTCATTGTGATGAAAATCATATTGAATAATCTATGTCCAATAGAATACTTTGTGTGTGTTTGTCCTTTACCCTGATTTTCATACATGTGCTACTTGTAAACGATTTATTATGTGCTCTTTTCTtacttttcctcttcattgtggTGAAAATCATATGATTTACTTCATGTTTTTTTATGAAAACATGTTTATAGAAGCAAGTACTGTGTTCTACCATGGCACCCAGTCAAAAAAGGATCCCCGAGCACGATTTCGTTGCATGTCATGAACAAGCTATGGTAATATTCTACATTCTAATTAGATACTATCTGATCATACACATACATGTATATTTTAGTCCGATGATTTCTTACTTGGATTTCCTCTTTGTAGACTCACATAGAAGTCCCTGAGACATTGGTCAAGATGGGCAATTACCGGGTGGACTGCACTTGGTATCTGACTGACCCTCTAGGTGTAACACACAAAGTTAGGTATGAAAGATTGCATGGAAAAGGGTACTTGACAACAGGATGGTCACGGCTACGCAATGTCTTTTGTTTCACTGGTGTGTGGGCAGGTCAAGATTTAAGATTGTTATTTTCAATGCTAAGCATAAGCAAATCAAATATCATGGCTGGCCCGTGAAgacagaggaagatgatgttaATAAGCTTCGTGAATTCCTGTCTGTTCCACCACCTACAGTAACACCCCCTTTCAAGCGTATTCCCAACTCCACCTTTGTGCTATTTAACCATGAATCTGAAAATCCCTCCTTCACTGTTACCCTCAAAGACCATCATGCCAAAGGAAGCCAACTGGTAACTTGTTCTttctatatttattttcatCAGAATTTTTAATTCTTGTACCATGTAAGCAAGCATATAACCCATGTTTTATGCAATTTCTTAGGACCTACCCGTGAAAATTGGGAAGCACTTAAAGAAGTTTGGATCTGATCCAGTGTTTCTGAAAGGTCCATATGAGGGTCCAAATGATAAACTGGTGGAATGCAAACTCATTCATGGCCAGGTGAAGAGCAAGTTTGGTAGTGGCTGGAGGGAATTCGTTAGAAAGTATCAGCTTGCAGAAGGGGATGTCTGTGCTTTCAAGTTTCATTACATGAATCAGAGAATTGTGGACATCATGATTGCCTTTGCTGATTAGGGTGGGGTGGAGATGGAAACTGGACTggctgtgttttttttttttgctgaaaTTTATAATTTGAACCTATGCTATGCTGTTTGGTAACCGTACTTTTATGTTCACCGACATGTTCGGTGGCGTTTTGGAACAATTTTGGTAGCTTTTGCTCATAATCTTGGTTACTGTCCTTAATTATTAGCAATAATTTTATGTTTTACTAGTATAATTTGTCATGTTTGAAGTTGATTTATACTGATGAAATGTGCTAACCGGACCAAAATGAAAACCTTTGGTGACTATAAAAGGATCTAAAACGCAGTTTATATTGATCAATGGGCTAACagaccaaaaataaaaacttcattGCTGGTCTTCACAACAAAAGGCCAAATAAAAAAAGTTTTGGGTTCAGCCAATTATTGTGAACAAAGGCAGCTTTAATGCAATCAGtgatcaacttttttttttttggttgttgTAAATTTATTGtttgatcattttattttgaaccTCACTTGTAACAGGCTCCTGGTTTTTGGGCTTGACCCTTTTGTGAAATGAACAACACTCtctgacccaaaaaaaaaattcatgaaaaAAGTGGTTCACATATTGTAAAGTCTGCACTTATATTGTTTTTTCAGAAgatgtttttaaaatataatttaataattttttttcttcacacAAATACATGTTAACGCTACATCAAGTTACACTAATAACTGTTACAATCCAAAACCAAAATTTGTtccaatatcaaaatcaaactGACTTAAAATGAAATGCTTTCAATTAtttcctaaacttgaatttctaTTGTGTCTCCTATCGACTGCCGCCAACGTCGATGAGAATGTCGGGAGTAAGCCAAAAGGTCCAGCTTGAAAAAGCGTTTGCATCTGAACTCCTTGGTAAGGAACCTGGACGTTTTGGTGCTGTATAAATTGTGGAAACACCTGAACTCCATCAGTCATATTCACGGCATAAGTAGGTTGCAAAAATGGAAGTCCAGCTGAAGCACGAACAACAGGATAGTGGACTTGTTGTACAATAGGCTCCATGTTATAAACCTGTACCTACCCAGATTATGTCCACGAGAAAACAATTTAATGAGGAACTTGAGTAAACACCACTGaagggaaaataaataaattatacaaCCATTCTAATTACCTGATTCACAGATGCTTGGGTCAAAGGTATTTCCTGTGGATGTTGGGGCAACAAAGTAACTCTGTTGTTATCCACATCACTGCGACCTGCATTATTCGGTGAACTCTGAGTCTGCACAGGTTATGACCAGGAATCAGAGACTCACACATTGATGCATTTAAGgaaacttaaaaataagaagataATGAAAAATACTCACCACTTCATTCACAGATACTTGGCTTGAATGAATCATGACTGGGACTTCTCGCTGCTTAGATTTACGCTTATTTTGTTTTGTCGACACCGTGTTCTGATTTGAACGCTTGTTCTGCAAAATTTGTAAGCACACATCACTCTAAAAAGAAAACTTGAGCACAATGCAAGAAAATTTAAGATGAATGACAAGCATTTCATTTACAGATACTTGGGTGGATGAGGAGTCATTTCCCTGCTTCCGTTGCTGCGATTTAAGTTTACTTGCCACCGAAGCCCCATTATTTTGCCGATCTACGCTGCCAACGTTTGTCTGTAAATCATTTCAATTTTAACAATTATATATCCAAAATGCACAAGCAACATGATTATGATCAGACCATGCAATAAATATGGTGAATATCAGAATCACCTCGTCGTCTGTGCTGTCCACAATTCCTTCACTTGCAGAGTCACCTGTTTCATTGTTATTGACTTGATCAGGATAAAGCAAAACCGGGCACGTACGAATCGTGTGTCCAATACCCCTGCAATTTGAGCAATGTCTTCTCTTGGTGACAGTTCTGGTCTTCTTGGGGGCACCTCTACCCTGTACAACAGTTGGATCACCCACATTAAAGGCTGCACTCTTTGTTGTACAACCCGGTTTGCGACTCTTCTGAACATCCCTCAACAGCTTATAAATGTCTTCCATTACACTTGAAAAATCATCATCCTTTTCGCATGCTATTTCTGCGAGATAGTTGCATGCGGCAGACATAGCTCCTTTTCGCAACAATTTCATATTCTGTGAATGAATACTAGGCTCTGAAATTCAATACACATGAGCAGACTTGGCTGTTTTCAACCACCTCTTAGAAACTAGATTGCTTGGAAATTCATCAATATACTCACTTCTTATCCCAACTATTATATGAGAACAAGGGATGCCATAAAACTCAAAATAACCACATTCACATACAAACTTTTTCTGGTTCTTATCATAAACAACAATATATTCTTTTCTGCGATTGctaatttttctcattttcatcatcacaATATTGGCCACCTCAGAACGCTCCACATTTAGCCCCAGGGCATCTTCTATTTGACCCTTGACTTCCCAAAACATGCTCCTTGTTAATATTTTGGCAGCTCTATACTCAATGCCACTAAGTGCAGTTGTCATAACAGGCTCACCATAAGAAGACTTAAAATCAGATTCCAACTCATTGTGCCTGTATTTCTTCATAGCCCGctcaaaattgaaaagaaaatccaACAAAGAACACTTACAATGCAGATAATTCTTTATGAATGAGTTAATACCTTCACATAAGGATGTCGTCCAAATACCGGCAAAAAATTTGTCTTGCATGAAGGTGCTTGCCCAAGAAGCTCTTGTCTCATACATCGTATCAATTCATGGATTATTGGCTATACCATATTTCTCAACCAGTTTATCCCACTTCTCTCCAAACTTGTCAGGGTTTATGTTAGCCTACACAAATAACTTGAATTCATCTGCAAAATCAAGAtttctaatatttttcaaaGCATTCTGGTGAATGTGCCATGCACATTGACGATGCGTGGTATTCGGCCACACAACTCTAATAGCTTCCTTCATTGCTAGATCTCCATCTGTAACCGCCACCTTAGGATGCCTGTTAAACATTGCTTCAGTCAAGGTTTCGAAAACCCATATGAAAGTCTCAGTTTTCTCATCTTGAACAAGTGCAGCAGCAAAGATAGTTGTTTGCTTGTGGTGGTTGTATCCACAAAAAATCACAATgtcattaagaaataaacggtaggactaacgtttcacacagcctacaacgtcggggaccatccatgtaattaaattaggtgggggaccaaaatcgtggcattggtaaacgtcggggaccaatgTTGTAATTAAGCCTTTGTTATACTTGTTCTTCTTGTATGTGCTATCAAAGGCAACCACATCTCCAAACACGTTATAATCCATTCTACTGGTTCCATCACACCATAGCAAGTTAAGGAGATTACCTTGTTCCGATTTGTTGTACTTGAAGAAAAATAGTGGGTCACTGTCAAGTTTTCCTTGTAAATAGGACAGTGCCGCAACTGCATCACCATCTTTGActcttttccttttttgcttGTCTAGGTGGTTGGCCAAGTCCTTGCCGGTAAAGCCTACGGACTCAGCCCCACCTTTTTGGCCCATCATCACCTCCATAATATTGCGGGTCCTCACACCAAATAGGTTCAtaccttctgcttgagctttgtcCCCTCCACTCAATTGCCGGAATTTTGGAATCAAATGAACATGCTTATATGGTGTTAATGGGTGATTGTGTTCATCGCAAAAAAAAACCACTTTCCACCTTTTACTGCTAGAAAAACAACGAAATCGAATTCTAGCAAGGCAACCCACTCTAGTAATAGCCTTAGGTTGTTTTCTTCTGCCACTATTATGCATATGCTTCTGATGCCTTTGTCCAGCCCTATTGCACACCACCTGTCGTGAGATAATCTTGCCATCATCATCCTTGTATACATCATCTTTCCTTGGAGAGAATCCACGGATACGAGCATATTTAGAATAGAATTCACATGCTTCCTCCTCAGAAGAGAAATCCATCCCTCTAATGTCATCTGCAGACAATTCAGTAATCCTTTTCATGACTTTAACTTCTACATCAGAGTTTTTTTGACTGTCATTTCCAGTTTCAAACATCTCATCGACATCCACAAAATTTTCCCCATCATTATCCCCTTCATTCACACCCTGCTTCAAACCGTTGGCAGGGCTAGAATTCAGACTATCATCCTCATCGATGATATAAAGCTCGTCATCAAACGGATTAAGCCAATTATCTCCTGAAGAATCATTCATTTTCCCAACTCTGAAATAAAATCAAAACCGACGATTCAAGACATTGCTACCTAATAAAACCATACTTAGggtaaaaattattaaaaatcatACCAGTTCAGGTAGCCGCAAATGTCCACAGACAACTTCGATCCCTGCTCAATAGAGTAGTGTACAAATTGAAACACCCGTATCAAAATCTTACAGCGACACAGACTAGCACAACCAAATTCATCATTGAAAGCACAGTCGAAGAAGAATCACCTGTGAAACCCTCGAAATCACACAAACCAAAGGCTACCGAAGACGACAGTTCaaatagatgaaatgaaatcaGGAAATCAATCTAGGTGACTTCAGGAACCAAACCTATCTCATGAACCTTAATCTAATCTTTCACGAACCCAGAATGTAAATTACCTCCAAGATCTTTTTAACTtagcttttgttttcttttaccttAGCTAAGGGACCAACTTATAAATAAATGAAGTTAGGGAGTAAATTCATGATTTACGAAAGGCTACTGCTATTATTCcggatttaaaaaaatcaaaacaaatgaAATAATGTTATTGGTTCAAGCAATTCTTGTACGCTACCCATAAAAAAGTTGCGGGCACCACAGAAATTGCCAaaaccttttcttcttctttctgcaACACCACcaacaccttcttcttcttcttcagtttatTTTTCCTGCAACTGAACACCACCATCATGTGCCAAAACCGCgagcaccaccacctccatgcCTCCTTCACGCAACAATCACCACTGTCCCTGTTCTGTTTTTCCTCTCCATGAGAGCCACCACCAGAACCCTAGCTGCCGCCCTTTTCctccgatctccggcgaaccattaagtttttggagaaaccaacaccaccactgaACTCCCCTCATCAACCACAACAAAACCCCTCCATCGATTCGATGATCGGCCACCGTGACGCCGGCGACCGCTGCCGCCGCCGCTACCggcgtcttctccggcgagctttGTTCTGAGAAAGAAGACCAATTTCTTGAAGCTCTCAACCTCCTCTTCCTGAATCCAAGGCCCAATCATCAGTAAGAGGTGATTCTCCTTATCAATTTCAAATTTCCCTTTTCAAACCCTAGTTTTCTCTTATTCATATCCTAAGTTCCATTCTCTGAGTTATGTGCCCTTGTTATTATTCAGTTTCAATGGGTACTGGAGGAAGGGAAGAGCACGACC from Lotus japonicus ecotype B-129 chromosome 2, LjGifu_v1.2 includes:
- the LOC130736397 gene encoding uncharacterized protein LOC130736397 — translated: MKLLRKGAMSAACNYLAEIACEKDDDFSSVMEDIYKLLRDVQKSRKPGCTTKSAAFNVGDPTVVQGRGAPKKTRTVTKRRHCSNCRGIGHTIRTCPVLLYPDQVNNNETGDSASEGIVDSTDDETNVGSVDRQNNGASVASKLKSQQRKQGNDSSSTQVSNKRSNQNTVSTKQNKRKSKQREVPVMIHSSQVSVNEVTQSSPNNAGRSDVDNNRVTLLPQHPQEIPLTQASVNQVQVYNMEPIVQQVHYPVVRASAGLPFLQPTYAVNMTDGVQRVLFISQKGQAQKPGACYK
- the LOC130736399 gene encoding protein FAR1-RELATED SEQUENCE 5-like — encoded protein: MDFSSEEEACEFYSKYARIRGFSPRKDDVYKDDDGKIISRQVVCNRAGQRHQKHMHNSGRRKQPKAITRVGCLARIRFRCFSSSKRWKVVFFCDEHNHPLTPYKHVHLIPKFRQLSGGDKAQAEGMNLFGVRTRNIMEVMMGQKGGAESVGFTGKDLANHLDKQKRKRVKDGDAVAALSYLQGKLDSDPLFFFKYNKSEQGNLLNLLWCDGTSRMDYNVFGDVVAFDSTYKKNKHPKVAVTDGDLAMKEAIRANINPDKFGEKWDKLVEKYGIANNP
- the LOC130736398 gene encoding protein FAR1-RELATED SEQUENCE 6-like; the protein is MYETRASWASTFMQDKFFAGIWTTSLCEGINSFIKNYLHCKCSLLDFLFNFERAMKKYRHNELESDFKSSYGEPVMTTALSGIEYRAAKILTRSMFWEVKGQIEDALGLNVERSEVANIVMMKMRKISNRRKEYIVVYDKNQKKFVCECGYFEFYGIPCSHIIVGIRSEYIDEFPSNLVSKRWLKTAKSAHVY